From one Rhodamnia argentea isolate NSW1041297 chromosome 1, ASM2092103v1, whole genome shotgun sequence genomic stretch:
- the LOC125313724 gene encoding adenylate isopentenyltransferase 5, chloroplastic-like → MTSVSTVACKQAQVQPLMNFRGGLNMESFHRRRDKVVFVVGATGTGKSRLAIDLAVRFRGEVVNSDKIQVYKGLDVVANKVTEEECRGVPHHLLGIAAPDSEFTALDFRRHALVAIESILKRGRLPIVSGGSNSFIDALVNGGPEVQSRYDCCFFWVDVSMPVLHSFVSRRVDKMVEAGLVDEVRSVYCPGADNSKGIRRAIGVSEMERYLSSENTVDDRTRTKLLEEAVERIKANTCALACRQLEKIEGLRSNWDGEMNRIDATEVFLKEGKEADEAWARLVAGPCTTVLYKFLYGQDPIAAVLSTDTSHDLTNVNPISVFIR, encoded by the coding sequence ATGACATCCGTGTCAACCGTGGCCTGCAAGCAAGCCCAGGTCCAGCCACTCATGAATTTCCGAGGTGGACTCAACATGGAGAGCTTCCACCGCCGGAGAGACAAGGTTGTGTTCGTCGTGGGGGCGACCGGGACGGGCAAGTCCCGGCTTGCCATCGACCTGGCAGTCCGGTTCAGAGGTGAGGTCGTGAACTCGGACAAAATCCAAGTTTACAAAGGCCTTGATGTCGTCGCCAACAAGGTCACCGAGGAGGAGTGTCGGGGCGTTCCCCACCACTTGCTAGGGATCGCAGCGCCGGACTCGGAGTTCACGGCCCTTGATTTCCGGCGCCATGCATTGGTCGCCATCGAGTCCATCCTCAAGCGGGGCCGGCTCCCCATAGTATCTGGTGGCTCGAACTCTTTCATCGACGCCCTCGTGAACGGCGGCCCTGAAGTCCAATCGAGGTACGACTGCTGCTTCTTCTGGGTGGACGTCTCTATGCCGGTGCTCCACTCCTTCGTGTCAAGGCGGGTCGACAAGATGGTGGAAGCCGGGCTGGTCGATGAGGTGAGGAGCGTGTACTGTCCGGGAGCGGACAACTCCAAGGGCATCAGGCGTGCGATCGGAGTGAGTGAAATGGAGCGGTACCTGAGTTCCGAAAACACGGTCGACGACAGGACCAGGACGAAGCTTTTGGAGGAAGCGGTCGAGAGAATCAAAGCGAACACATGCGCATTGGCTTGTCGCCAATTGGAGAAGATAGAGGGACTAAGGAGCAATTGGGATGGGGAGATGAACCGAATCGATGCCACGGAAGTGTTCTTAAAAGAGGGCAAAGAAGCGGATGAAGCTTGGGCTAGGCTTGTGGCGGGGCCATGCACTACCGTCTTGTACAAGTTCCTTTATGGTCAAGATCCTATAGCTGCTGTGCTCTCGACCGATACGTCTCATGATCTGACAAATGTTAATCCAATTTCGGTTTTTATTCGATAA